The DNA segment CAACGGATCGACCATCACAGTGTGCAATTGTTCACCACTTATACAACGAAGCGGCTGTTATACTGTGCAGTTGTCCATGGTTGCACTTCGGTTCGACTACCATAGTGAGCAGTCGTCCGTCGTTGTGCCACGGAGCAGCCACCATAGTGTGTAGCCGCCACTGTGCTACGGTTCAACAATCCCGTGCATCGCTGACTATTGACGCATAGTTGAGTTACTACTGTCCCTTACTGTGCTGTCGACAACAGCAGCACCACCGTGTGCCGTAACCTACACCTAAATCCCTATCTGCCACACCTCGATGCTGCAGTCCATGCCATACCATCCACCATTGCCCAATATTACCGAGTTCCATTGCCGCAGCCAACACCAACGTCCCTGTTAGAATATCAAGAGTcgtacatgtataattaaatatattaagttattatttttattagtcaaaattaaagtgatctaattaaagtaaaattatttggctaagggacataattgttatgaaaattaattgtgtggatatcATGTTctcctaacttaatgacgagataagttaggaatataaaCTCTTAAGGCATAAttgcagattcatcaattatgaatacaatcataattgtagattcatcagttatgactataaataaggttatggtccccggttaCAGTATCGAATGAAGCTTCTCTTCACCCgtctaatggattcatcaggtatACTTCCGTATTAATCTGTTTCTTAATTgttgtaggatttcatgcatattataatggatttgataagttttatggaaacattcttattcccttattttggatctattcggttttgattctataaaacaattatttgatccatatttgatatgttaaaagaacccaacaagtggtattagagccatcctataatgattgatgaacatttaagcttttttctcatgaattttaatgatgttttcatcaatattttaaagTAATTTGGTTCTATCATCGTTGGAAAAGATGATAGTAAAGATGatagttttatgtaatcatgctattttGAAGTGATTTGGTTCCATTATCCTTAGAAAAGATTAtggttttatgtaatcatgctaccTTTTTCTAATGTGATATCAGTTTAATTTTGGATTATCTTTTCCACTTCGTATCTTTTCCTATTCATCAAtttgtaaaaaaattatttttacacTACAAGGCATAAATTTCCCAAATTCTTTTtggattttatttaattaatataaatttaattaattagatattgttgcaatattatgttgatttaataatattgttgcaatattatgttggattaaacataatattggttctataaagttgtttgttgacataattgaatgatttacatgctttaaatattttagtcaacaaattaagataaaaccaatttgactaatatggttcaaattcaattagtgattgtttaatattagattgagtaatttaatatatgaagtcGTCAAAGTGATCTCTCATATATAATATtactcatgaaaatattaaatgtagtgtgTATTTACATCCATGCGGTAATTATTCGGCCCAAAGGAAGGTTAATGACTGGCAGGATTTTATACATACTTGTAATAGTAATACGtgataattataaagttatacaagTAAATGATAAATTAATCCAAAGATgggtttttcatttgacataccttattatcagtatttgatcattacaacaagactaccactagcaattaatattgaagtccaaagacaagatattaatgttgcacttggtatcttgagatgggttatatcattatttgaatttacttaagtttataGTAATAAATATGAGCATAATTTCTGGTTATCTATTGTTATCTTATTTAGGTTCTcttataaaaatatctgctaacctcAATCCAGTACTGGTTTTAAACGAAACCAACTttaagggcaagaaaagaaaacacaaatgtagaaagaatgaggctgataagggtccagtatagaagaaacaaaataaggatgatacttgTTTCTTCTGTAAGAAATCTGGGCATTTAAAGAAGGATTGTGCTAAATATCATGCTTGGCATGCTAAAAAGGGAACATTCCTTACTTTGGTTTGTTCATAAGTCAATTTAACTTTAGTACCTAGAAACACTTGGTGGTTAGACTCCGGTGCAACAACTAACATCAGTGTATCAATGCAAGGTTGCCTAAGCTACCGAAGGCCCAATAATGCTGAGAGAAGCATTTATGTGGGGGACGGAAAATCGGTAGATGTGGAAGCTATAGGAATATTTAGATTGTTATTATGTACCAGATATTATTTGGATTTAAAAGACACTTTTATTGTACCctcatttagacataacttaatttctgtttcttatttggacaaatctggttatttttattcatttggaaacaatcaatttactttgtctttaaattcaaatatgattggaactggttcacttatgacttatgacaatctatatttacttgatactatAGCATCCTATCATGAAACCTTGAATGCGGAATTGCGAGGTACTAAatgtaaaattaaaaattctGGTATATTATGGCATAAACGTTTGGGTCATATCTCTAGAAATAGAGTTGAAAGACTTGTGTCAGATGGGATtcttgatcccattgacttatcAGGTCTAGATGTTTGTGTTGAATGCATTAAAGGTAAATAAACCAAACCTAAGAGATCAGGTGTATATAGAGTTACGGACGTCTAAGAATTGGTACATACAGATATTTGTGGACCATTTCCTACACCTTCATGGAATGGTCAACAatacttcatatcattcatagacgattactctagatatggatacctgtatctaatacatgaaaaatctcaGTCTTTGGATGTGTTCAAAGCATTTAAAGCTGAAGTTGAAAATCAACTCAGCAAAAGGATAAAAAGCATCAGATCTGACTGTGGAGGGGAATATTACGGCAGAAATGACGGCTCAGGTGAACAACGTCCAGGACCATTTGCTTTATACctagaggagtgtggaattgtCCCTCAGTATACAATGCCTGGGTCACCTAGCATGAATGGTGTAGCTGAAAGATGAAACCGCACACTTAAGGACATGGTAAGAAGTATGATTTCTCAATCTACTTTGCTAGAGTCACTCTggggagaagcaataaaaactacagCTTACATTCTTAATAGAGTACAAACTAAAGCAATtgcaaaaactccttatgaacttTGGACTAGGAGAAAGCCTAGTTTAAGACACTTTCGTGTATGGGGTTGTCCAACTGAGGCAAAGCCTTACAGGCCTAATGAAAATAAATTGGAACCCCGAACAATGAGCAGTTACTTTATTGGTTATTCTCAACGATCTAAggggtataaattttatgatcccaaatcaagaaatatttttgagacgggtattgctacattctttgaggatattgagtttgggaggagaaataagattaaagactttacctttgaggaagaattggttcagtCTGATCCGATTCATATAGTTGCTACTAATATGGCAAAATCTATACCTAAAAAAGATATAGTCATTTCAACTCCTATGCAGTATGAAAAAATTATTCATGAGAAACAAACTCAACATCCTCAAGAATCTGTGCCACAAGAGCTGGCACTTTTGCAATGATCCACTAGGGAAAGGAGGAGTGCAATTTCagatgattatatggtatttctccaTGAACATGAAGAAAGTAGTGGTATAATGGAAGATGATCTAATCAACTTCTGTCAAGCCATGGAGGATTCTAATTCGAATAAGTGGATtgaagcaatgaatcaagagtataagtccatgcaagacaataaagtttgggaacttgtcccattactagaaggtgtgaaacccattggttgtaaatagatttttaaaatcaaaagggattctAAAGGTAATGTGGAGAGGTATAAAGCACGTCTTGTGGCAAAAGGCTATACTCAAAAGGAAGGGATTGATTTTAAAGAGATATTCTCTCCGGTTTCAACGAAGGACTCTTTTAGGACAATTATGGCTCTAGCCGCACATTTTGATTTAGAGCTTCATCAGATGATGTTAAAACATCATTTCTCAATGGaaacattgatgaaataatttatatggtgcaaccagaatactttgtgttaggagacccaaagaaaatggtttgtaaattgataaaatccatCTATGGACTAAAACAGGCATCCCGTCGgtggtatcacaaatttcatcaagttattatctcatttggttttaagatgAACGCCGTTGATGATTGCGTGTATCACaaattcagtgggagcaaattCATTTTCCTGAtattgtatgtggatgatattctgcTTGCCACAAATGATAGAggcttattgcacgaaaccaagagatttctatctagaaattttgagatgaaagatcttggtgatgcctcttttgtattaggaatccagatacaccgagatagatcccggggtattctaggattatcacaaaggagctatatcgataacgtactcaaaaggtttggcatgcatGATTGCAAATCAGGAGATACCCCTGTCgcaaagggagacaagttcagtctcaatcaGTGCCCTAAAGGAAATTTGAAAACtcaagaaatgcagaagattccctatgcattagctgtagggagtctaatgtatgcacaaGTTTGTACGCGTCCGGATATAACGTACATTGTTGGAGTGTTAGGCAGATATTTAAGCAATCCTGGAATGGATCACTGGAAGGCAGCTAAAacagtcatgagatatttaaagaggacaaaagatcatatgctcacatataggagattagaccatttggagatcattgggtattctgactccgattttgCTAGATGCCAAGACAGTAGGAAATCCACTTCGGGCTACATTTATATGTTGGTCGGTGGGGCGATTTCTTGGCGTAGTGCCAAGCAATCTCTTATTGCTTCTTCCACTATGGCAGCGGaatttgtagcatgttttaaGGCATCCAATCATGGAATTTGGCTGAGGAATTTTGTCACAGGGTTGCAAATACTACAAGGGATTGAAAGACCACTAaagatatattgtgataataaatCAGCTGTTTTATACTCCAACAACAATAGGAGTTCGACTAAGTCAAAGCACATTGACATCAAGTTCCTAGTTGTGAAAGAAAGGGTACAAAGTAAACAAATTTCTATAGAACACTTGGGAACAAACTTTATGttggagatcctctcacaaaggtGTACCGTCCAAGGTCTTTCATGAGCATACTGCTCATATGGGTATATTAGAATTTGAGAAAACTTTAGTTTAGTGGGAGTCTGTCATATGTTTGTTATATGTTCTATGCCATATTTTGTATTTGTATAGATattttctgatcagaaataaagcttcagtttattatactttgtacattatggctattaaagttattaatgatctcataaagataaagttggaccaATTGAAAATTGACATACACATatcacattcatgtaattttcatactacacatttcataattgatctatgttatttgattatattaatattagtgatcattgatgggtttagctatgattgatatagcgaaGACCGCTTTGGTCCTATATTAATATAGTCAATGGACGAGATTGTTTTGTATGTCCTAGTTAATAATgtcaatagttttgagctcaaagaatatcacatttataaggatacatatgtgaCTCAGTGGCAGATTGTTAGAATATTAAGAGTcatacatgtataattaaatgtgttaagccattattttcattagtcaaaattaaagtgatctaattaaagtaaaattatttagctaagggacataattgttatgaaaattaattgtgttgATACCATCAGTCATgttcctaacttaatgacgagataagttaggaatatgaaactcttgaggcataattgcagattcatcaattatgaatacaatcataattgtagattcatccgttatgactataaataaggttatggtccccggttgtAGTATCGAATGAAGcttctcttcacccgtcaagaagaaatctaaagttcttaaagGATACTTGCAATTGAAAGACCAAATCACcaatcaattcagaaaatactctaatggattcatccGGTATGCTTCCGTATTAATCTGTTTCTTAATTgttgtaggatttcatgcatattataatgGATTTGATAAGTTTTATAGAAATATTCTTAATTCCTTATTTTGGATTTATTCGGttttaattctataaaataattatttgatccatatttgatatgttaaaaagaACCCAACGTAACCTCGACCATCGCCTCGAGTAGCATGGTGACACCTATAGCCTCGCATGGTTGTCTAAGTGATCCTAGTTCACCTCGGCCTTCAAAAGCACTATCACAGGTAGTAGTGCGGAGGTCTATCGCTAAGGCTGCTGCACATAGTGACTGCAGTAGCCACCCACAATTGAGCTATTGCTCAGAAGCATTGCCATTAACAGTATAGATTACTTAAATAGATGAAATGCATAAACAAATCTAATACATAAATAAGTTTATTTACAAAATagatttgatatattttaataatttaaaatatttgattttaaaacaACTTACTCTAATATCAATTCTAAGAATAAAAACTgtaattatgttattattatatagtaaaattttaatatcagaattgaaatcaaataacaatagatcaaGATTAAGAtcgtatattttttttatatcattcagaaaatttttatctaatttatAAATGCAGAATCTAAAATTTACAATGATGTTGATATGGAAGGAGAACTAAATgttcttattttttttctattgattaTTATGAGTTATAAAATAGAAACTAAAAGAGATCAAAAATAAATCTACACTCTCAATTTCTAATATTTTATCTCTAAGAGGTATTATCCTTTTATAAGTAAGAACAGAAAGTATATGACAATAATTAATAGTCTTTCCCATCAAAATTatcttatgaaatatttttttattgattgataatattaatcaaaatatcattatatCTTAACCAATTAATTAGAATAATAAAATCTAACACATCTACCATCCAACTGTGGTTCTCACGATGTTAAACTTATGCTGGGATATGAACTCGAAGTCTCTCGACTATGAAACTGTTACAGTGCCTCTGTAGCATCAGCAGTTTCAGCACTTTGCACACTTAAATCAAGCAAGTAAGATGAACAAAGGTACTTCATGTTTACTGTCAGCACTTCTGCTGCTTTCCCTCCCAATCCATTCGTCAGCTGGTACTCCCCTGTAATCGTGTCACTAATTTGCATCAAGAACACGGATGGATCGCCATTTCCCCGGCTGGTCTTCTCCTGGAAGTCTGCTGTCACAACTGTTCCGTCTTCGCCTGCACAGCGTTGACACCCATCAATCTTCTTTATCGTCAAAACCACAGAAGCATAATTATCTTGACGAAAACCTGCAGAAAGCGCCCATTCGACGCTTTGATTCGAACAAGTTTTGGATTTTGATCGTTCTTCACTACCACAAACTTCGACTCCGGTCGGTTTGCGTTCTTCGTTATCGCGACGACAGCACCATTGCTGACACTTTGGAACTGTCCAGCAAAAGCCCGAAACTGGAAGGTGTTCTCGTCGACTCTCCACAGCTGCTCATCATGCAATGGACGTAATTAGATCCAACCACAGTTTTACCTACTCAGATTAAACTAAACGAGGAACTCAGATCCACCTTAAAGGTCTCCCAGTCCGATGCTGTGGATCGATTCGCCACGATCTCCATGCCGACACCCTTTTCAGCAGACAAATACTTCTGGCTATTCAGTGACTGGAATCGGACTTTGGTTCCGTCCTACCATGAAGCGACACACGAACAATGGAAACAAGATATATCACAAGCCATGCATGTCACAGGCAGTGGTCATGGCAGTGAAAGGCTACCAGAAGCTCCTTGTTGGGTATGCTGTCGAAGAGGTTGGGGGTAATCCACTCCTCTGTGACAAGCCATCCTCCAAGATTGACAGCTTTGATACTGCCGGAGGAGAAGTTGGCTCCTACAACCAGGGAGCGGAAGGGATTGCTTGAGATCATGATGGCAAATCCTAACAACGTCCGAAACACAGAGTGCAACGCCATGGCCTTCACTGGTTCTTGGTGTGTTGAGAGCTGTGCATATTTATATATAGAGATAAGATCTGGTAGAGGAATTCTTTACCCACTGAGGAACTACCGACATTAGTAGTTGTTTACCGGGGAAGAGGTAACATTTCCTGCTGCCTGTCGGTCTTTGGTAGATCCCAGCTCGAAGGAGGTGTTGACTTGGTGTCAACCAGTACAGTACCAGGGCCATACTGAGTGAGCCACGGATGCGTTTGCTTGACTCGACTTAACTTGATGATATTGTAGCACGTCTATTTTATCTGGTCAATTGctatccactatatatatatatatatatatatatatatatatatatatatatatatatgacgccTCTTCACACATGTTTCGAGCTACAAAGAGCTTTTCATCAATTTAAATACAAGATTTAAAGATTTATTATCTTCAATTTCAAGAGGCAATTTAGAACACAATGGAGATATCGAGTGCTTTTGCTCAAAAGTTAGGAACATAACAAGGATTACATGGAGCCGACGATGATGTTCCTATCAAGCGTTTGATTTCGTTGTGGATGAAAGAAATCATAGATTTTTTTGGCAAAGGATAAATAGGTGAAAACAAGatttagacttacagactttactatcaataataatagtTATTAAGTTTACTCAGACCTAAAATCTTACTTGTGCAATAGTATACTAACCAAATCAAAAATCTCAACAAAGGCTATTATTAATTAAGTTAGGCACTAATGTTTCAGGTGTGAAATTTAAGCAATGTTTTTGAAGCAGTTGGCCAGTGTTGTTTACAAAGAAcatgaaaatatttgatgttaaaAACTTGACTGTGTGGGTTGTTAATTTCATacgaataaaaattaaaatataatggaATAAGATGGTGACGTGGATTCATCGACGGAGAGATCACAATGAACGGTTCGGATTAATCTTGCTTCATTTGTCTCACTACTCATTGCCAAAACGTCGTCGCTCCATCCTTTTGTCTCTCGAGTTGCGGCACCGCCGACCGTTCTTCCGTCACCGCTCTGCGAGGGGGAGGACGAGATGGCCGAGGGGACGGGAGAGAGAGTGGCGGCGGCGATCCTCCTCGGGAAGCGGACGCGGCAGCCGATGAGGCGAACGACGAGTATGACGGAGTTCTCCTTGGAGGATGTGGCGGCCGCCGCCGAAGGGAGAGAGGGGATCCGCCGCCACCACAAATGCCAGCACCGGGAGAGGCGGAGGGGGCCGGAAGATGAGGGGGAACCGAGGATCGTCCAGCGGTGGAGCTTCGGTGACTTGGGGACGATGGAGACGACGACCAAGTTTCTGATGGCCTGTGGCCTCTGTAATCGCCGCCTCGGCCCTGGCTTCGACACCTTCATCTATCGGTGAGGAAAAAAATTCCCTTTTTTTGGGAGTTCATTCGTTTAATTTTCTGCTCATCTTGCGTAGAATTCTAAAGATTTATGCCACCGATTGAGACTACGCGGTCACCGTTGCGTTGCTTCATGATGGATGTTGCCTTTTTTCATCTCAATTTTTGGAAGATTTAATCTTTATTCCTATTCCTTGTGGAAAACATCGTTGGATCTGTACATGGCGCTCATAATTGatctgcatatgatgtgtatgagAAACTTGACATCACAACAGGTGCTACTAGACATTAGTTTTGGGAGGCTTTCATGGTTTAATAGTGGAATCAACTATATTATGGTATTTTTGGTTTATATCatccatattttttttatatatagtaACAATTTTACTCCCAGTGgtgctaaatttttttttatatcaaatcgaTATCGTGGGTGTCGCCCACGTTATTCACATGATGTATAAGTTCAGTAGGATCTTTGGCATATTTTGAAGTTAATTTTGCAGGTATTTCAGTTAAAATCCATAACATATATGTGGGCTGAATTACTTACAGGTTGTTTCTTGTTCATTTCTACCTTTAGCTGCCTGCTTCCTTTGAATTGTGACTAATCTAAAGTCATGCATGTATATATGATGTGCTAGTGACACCTGAAAAGGTATTCAAGCTTAAAGAATTTGAAGTGTCTCGAAATATGAAGGAGTTATGCTTTTCTCCATATGCACCATtatacttgagagaaaactagaATAGGATTATGGTGATTAATAGTTTGGACAATGGAGCAAAATTTGCCACAAAATAATCCATCAGTTGTTACCTGAAAGTAATAGATTTCTGTTGAAGAGTCAGAAAGCAAGATAAAACTTGAAATATCTAATTTTGAAAAAGTGG comes from the Musa acuminata AAA Group cultivar baxijiao chromosome BXJ2-8, Cavendish_Baxijiao_AAA, whole genome shotgun sequence genome and includes:
- the LOC135620386 gene encoding uncharacterized protein LOC135620386, whose amino-acid sequence is MALHSVFRTLLGFAIMISSNPFRSLVVGANFSSGSIKAVNLGGWLVTEEWITPNLFDSIPNKELLDGTKVRFQSLNSQKYLSAEKGVGMEIVANRSTASDWETFKLWRVDENTFQFRAFAGQFQSVSNGAVVAITKNANRPESKFVVVKNDQNPKLVRIKASNGRFLQIDGCQRCAGEDGTVVTADFQEKTSRGNGDPSVFLMQISDTITGEYQLTNGLGGKAAEVLTVNMKYLCSSYLLDLSVQSAETADATEAL
- the LOC103994943 gene encoding FCS-Like Zinc finger 5 — protein: MAEGTGERVAAAILLGKRTRQPMRRTTSMTEFSLEDVAAAAEGREGIRRHHKCQHRERRRGPEDEGEPRIVQRWSFGDLGTMETTTKFLMACGLCNRRLGPGFDTFIYRGEIAFCSLECRQNKINQDEIRDKHMRSKKTNAASTAVSETSGDGQRAVAA